Part of the Mangifera indica cultivar Alphonso chromosome 4, CATAS_Mindica_2.1, whole genome shotgun sequence genome, CATGAACTATTATCACTTCCCACTATCAAATACATTCATAAACACCACCATAGCATGAGTACATTTCAGATATCAACTCAAGCTTTCTGAGaaacattcataataaaaacccaaagaaaaaaaaaattcgtcACCTTATAATCAAAATGCCCTGATCTATTTTTCTTGCTCTCTCTCTTAATGCATGTTGACCATGAAACTTGTTCAAAGAACCCTGAAGAGTAAAACCAAGATGAGAATGCACAATATAGATTTCTCATAAACTCATGACTCATCCTTATAAAAAAGTGCAAGGGTACCATGCAAGCACATACCTGATTTGGTGTCCATTCTGGAGGATAGTAAAAATTGTCTGCTCTAGCAGCTGCAAGTGAAGACTGCAGAAACACAAAAAAGCTTTTAGAAACTATATAAATTGATTACAACCCAGGAGGAAAGCCAGCAACTGAAACAACAGAGCATCATTTTTTAACCCAAGAAAAAGctaaaaattacatcaaactGATTGACAAACTAAAATTCCAAATCAGGGACACAATTTTGACTCCCATGAATAAGCCAACAGAAAGAGTTTGACTATCCTACAATACCTAAGAGgacaaacaaaaaggaaaaacaacctcaatttaatttccactgaaattttaaaccaaactaaaatctTTTTAACAGTTAGTCATATTCTGCACAAAAACAACGACGAACCAAGTtctggtaataaaagattaaccAATCCAACACTTATTCGTTCATTACGAATAACTTCCGATAAATATTCTTCAACGATGAtgtaataataagaaattttcacacaatcaattgatcaaattttttGACTTACAATCTTTCGTGATCAAtatccaaaatcaaataatcataattaataaaaaattgaagctAGTAATTACTCAATAAGATCGTTCCATTTCACCACCGTCTTGTCCAATAAGACTGTAATATATTGataaccttaaaaactaatgaGAAACCCTAACTGTAGCGAAGGaaacaacaaatcaaacaaaatagcACTAAGAAAAATCAACTAAATATGCGAAGCTACTTACCATATTTTCTTCAAACTCTCAAGACTAAGATCGATGTTGGGAGATTTCTGAGACAGGAAATTGTTGTCTTTGGCACTAATTCTATTTCTGTTATTAAATTACAGAAAATTGAAATGCTGTCGTTTTGATTTCGTATTTCTGTTGGTATTTCGTAGTAGGTCGGCTTCATTGTGCTCCTAAAAGTAGAGAGGTTATAAGGTAGTCTAGGCCCAAAATCGAAATCTCGAGACTCAGTCCCGGACGAAGTCATATCCAACCCATCAATTATTGCTATTATTAGGGCCAATGGataatttttcactcaaaattaaacctaattttaaaagcacatttatagtaatttaaaaatctaaatatctacctCATgactcaattattttttaatttttatattaaaaataaagataaaatcgttattttatcattaatattaaaaaaataaaatttattatatttttctctttagattttaaaaactaacaattttatccctccctaaaattttctaattttaaaaattaacatttttctgCTTCCAAAACTTAAAGGAtgcgtttggttaaaagtttttaagattatcttggtaatctatcttttattcccttgtttggtttgtcagtaataaaaaattacagtaatcttctattaccaatgctgacgtggcaggtaatataggtggtaatctgattaccaccttcaccttaggtatttaaagattactggggtaatcttgagtttattctagaaaaattattatttattaattttttcaaataaaaataaatttatttttaattaatatgataaataatataaaaatatttaaaaataattatatttaagtgcatttaagtaaaatattttactagtaatcttttattacatttaaccaaacacaataattatttatacttatcaaattttatcaaacatagtaatcatttatactcagtaatctatcttcaaggtaatctttctattttagtaatcaaacattacccaaaccaaatgcccccAAAGTTTGTTTTCAATAACTCTTTAGGCACCATCGCTAACCCTGGTGACTCTTATTTAAACTCAAAGTTGTCATCGTCCCTAGGGCTGGACTCAAATCGAGTCAGTTTGAGCTAttcgtcagattttctaattaaaaattttaatacaaaatgacgtcgttttgaccaatatatattaaaacgatattattttaataacgaaaaatgagtcaaaccgaATTCAAACCTAGTTCGAACTTGGCTTTCACTGGCTCGACGAACTtgagctcaactatatgtgaaccctaaaccctaaactcaaactcgaactcgagctcgagctcagtttGACTAGAATCCAGCCCTAGTCGTCCCTCCTTAGAGCATACTGTTGTTTGGAATCATTTGGACAACGAAGGCATCGACCTACGCTTCATCACACTATGCCTCTTTGTCATAGATGGAGGCTAGATTTCATCACGTTGTCGACTCATCGGACTATTGACTCAACTTAAGATGATGGTTGGTGTTTCCTCTATAACTTATGGGTGATAGCATCGTGGTCGATGACTgaagagaggaagaaaatagactataagttttaaaaaaaattactttctaaagttaaaaatttttgttaaaataaaattgttagtttctaaaacttaaaaaaatatatataatgaataaatttttaaaaactcttacctttaataaaaaaaattaataataattaactcataaataaatgtttaaatttgtatattgtTAAAAGTGCCCTCATAAAATTaggttaaaacttaaaaatagcCCTCAGGCCTTGCTATTATTGTACTCTATCGAAACACCTGCAGGCTTTACTAATTTAATTTCTCGTGAACATGTTTTCTAAGGGAACGGTATAGTGTACCcccttaattttttaagatatagtatttttattgcataattaatacttaaatcaaccaaaaatcttgtgaagatgaataaaatttcaataatttttctcagATTTAGCGTGGGTAGAATTTCAAgtgattttcaaaaaaaaaaaattattggatgGAGTTTTACAAGATCTGAAAATTAATAGACATCATCGAGGCaattaattagaattatttttCCCCACATCATAGTGTTACctattatttaatcaaagtatttttacatcaataaaattatgtatatgtctttatacacaaataataatatattattatataattagatattattttatttttaattttcaaatattcgattataataatatcatctcattgtttgtatacataacattatttttttcacattaGAGTCTAATAATCCATACGTGATATCAGCTCACATGCTGAACTTTTGTATTTAACCTCTTCATATTGTCTGTGGAGGCATGAATAAAGGATAGGTTAAACAGCAAGTAACCCTCAGAAGTAGCacttttgtatatataattatggtGTTTTATGGAGCATCATGCTTCTAGCTTTGTGTCTCCTCCTCCTTGGGTACGCACACGGCTTCTTAGTTCTTCAAATGCCTTCATGCTCTCCGCATCAAAGCCTCCGGCAAACTGCAAATCGATCCAAGTCAGCTTCTCATTGGCACAATTACTAAGAAATTcggtttcaaaattttcaacttagGTGAAATTTTACAATGACAGAACAGTTCCTCTTTCACCACTTTGAATGTGCTGCAGTTCTTCCTTTTAATAGATGTTTTCGGTTGATCaactatttcttatttttttgtaaatcttatgcatattaaacaaaaaattgtgCCAAGTGATATTACCTGGTGGACACGGAAAGCAAATCGTACGCCTTGCAGAAGCAAAAATTCTCTGTTTGGTTCCTTTTCAGGTCCACTCATTGCATCGAGTTCTTTTGTTACACGTTTCATATACTTCCTTGCCAATTGAACAGATGAGAGCTTGATCTGCAATCAACAAAAACAGTGTGATTATTTTGTCTCTCACCAGCTGCCCAACAAATTCTCTCCTAACAGTTGCAAGTAAAATAGAAGCCAGTAAAATAGGTCCAAATTTAAACACAACAGTTTGAGGCCCCTCTTCAAACATATCACTGAATCATTGGTTTTGCAAAGTAGTAATGCAGTTACTTTCTAGAACATTTCATGATTGGTGAAACTTGGCTAACTAGTCCCCAGGGCAGTCAGCATCTATTATGAAGGAGCAGTTGATGAAACAAGCATGTATATCTGTAccttgaaataaattttctaactcaaataatttttccAGTTATGGGGGCATACCTTGCCAACAACTCCTGAATCTTGTAACCAGTTAACCGGAATTCCGAATTCTCTATACCTTGAAATAGCCATGTCTCTTGTCCGTAAGAGTGCAAATACACTCTGTTCCACTCtggcaaaaagaaaataataataataatcataaaaatgaaaacgtCAGGGCAGCTACTCAAGAGAAAGAAGTTTATAACTGAATGAATGGATCGTTCACACGGGAGAGATAATGgcagtttaatttggtttttcaaaAGCTTATTTTCAACTGTTTATCAATCTTTCTTTTgcattttataaattcaaaatgtaTGAGAGAATTCACATACTTTTCAAGCAATTTGTACATCTTCTTCAGTGCAGATTCACATGGGAGGTTGGGATCATCAACAAAAGAAGACATTTGCTTCTCTAATTTCACCAGGTCCTGATACTCAAAAGCAGCCTCTCTTAATGCATCTGCTTTCCCTTCAGGCCAATCAAAGTGCTTGAGAACAGCCCGTTCATCAACCTAATCAAACAGAAGAGAGTGGAATAATATGATTAGAAAGGAAGTCCTATAAGATGCATCTAAGAGCAAAGGATTTTCACAAAGTTATTTAGTTAGTTAATTTACACAATAAGTTTGAAGATAATAGTTAAACACCTTAGTTCTTAGCTCTTGCTTAAACAAGAGAGAAAACCATGGGAAGCATGTGTACAAAGCACCAAAAAGGTTATCATTAAGTTGTGGCATACATAATCTCCATAATTCATATttcctcaaaaaataaaaagcatgcACTTGTATGAAAATGGGATCctcttttgattttgaaataatatttctaataCTTGAAAGCTCATTGGGATACTGATTATTCAATTAGACATACCAAGAAGGAAAGCTCCTCATCTAGCCAGTTTACGAAAGCCACCAAATCATCAATGCTTGTGAAGGAAGCTGCTCGAACTTCAGCTGCCAACGACTGGACAAAATCACCTTGAGTTTCTACATCGGCTTTCACCTAGATCATGGCACAATTTCAccttgttaaaattttgaacaatCACACTGAATGCCCATGAAAAGgaggaaaattaaaatagatgaaCTATTTAGCATACAGCTAAAAGGAATGTTGATCTGTTCTCAATCTCTCCAATCATGTTGCTCCTAGCATCGGACACATTAGATGttgatgaaataaaagaagTTGTATCCTTCTTTGCTTCCCGTTTCATCAATGATTGATAGAATTCAACAAGTTCAGGAGCTCGTTGAACTTTATCTCCACTTCCTGCCACTCTTGGCAGGCTCCCTGGTGGAGGTGGAGGAAGAGGTGGCCCACTAGGAGGtgctggtggtggtggtggtggtggtggagcaCCTGGTGGAGCTGGAGGTACACCACTGGAAGGATTTGCATTTGTACCCACAGCACCACCACCAGTTGGTTTTGGAGGTGGTCTAAGCACCCTGGGGGGCCTCCTCTGAATATTCTCAAGTTTCATCTTGCTTATCATTTGAGAATCAGCAGCATTCTCATTGTTAGATTGATCATTTGAACCACCAGAAACAATTGGCTTGTCCTTTACCAGAGCAagttttggtggcaaaagtgcAGGCTTAgactcaaaatttgaattccCACGAAACCTCTGTGCTCTTGCTCGCTCAGCTCTCTCCTTAatattcttttctctctctaaggCCAATTTATGCCGGTCTTTATATGCAGGATATTTTTCTGCTAGAACTCCATCAACTGATTTTGACATCAATTGGAATGAATCTGCAACATTATTCAGTGAGTCACTAGATTCGTGTTCTGCTTTCCCAAATGTAGTGATGGCCATAGCATCACCTGCATTTCTCAGCATCAAAGATTCCAAAGGACCCCTTGGTCGATGGCTCATGCTAATTCTGCTTGGAGAGCCTCCAGAGAGAGATCTGGTTGGTGATGAAAGAGTTGAATCATCTCTGCTTTTGCCCCATTTCTTCAGCTTTTGGATTAAGGTGGGTCTCTTAATGAGGTTACTGTACTTACTAGTAGAACTATCAATTGAGGCATTGTCAAAATCGTCACTCCCAGGTgaagatgggtgggaaaagttACTTTCAAGATCTGTGTCCCCTTGGCCTCGCTCTGACCCTGCATACTCTAACATCAGCTGTTTAGCCTTCTCTTGAGATTTGGGGCTTAGGCTTTTGTTGAGATCACGAGCTGAAATTTTTCCAGCTGGTGCTTGGTAGTTCCGAAGCTCATACCTCAAACATGCATTGACCCATCGAAGGTACACTAGCTCTTCAACCTCACTGAACCTGTTCATCTGAAGCCCTTCCACTTGCTTTAACAGATCTTCATTAGCATGCTTTAAGGTATTAACCTCCTCTCTCACAGTGGCAACCATTTCACTCTGTAGGAAAAATGGCAATGTAAAGTAAGAATGATTTAATCAATCTGATGAACAAGAGTAGAATCATTAACATATTAGTGAAATAACCTAGGTTCTATCCACTCAActagttaatttaatttcttaaaaatatagtTAGATCCTTCTTAGATATCTATAAGAACTCTATCCTTACTCAAGACTCTTCTCATTTGGCAGAAACATTCTGTCTTGAACAGCACAGTTAGCaaggaaattttgaataattgattatttaggggaaaaaaaaaggatgCAGAATTCTACTGATTTCAACAAAATCAGCAAATATGTGTGTAATAGCTTGACAGCACACCTAAAAGATTTACCAAAAATATCATGTTAGTTTTCAACTTGAAGACACTTAACTTTGGAAAGTCCAAATCTTTTCCA contains:
- the LOC123214126 gene encoding protein CHUP1, chloroplastic; the encoded protein is MIVRLGFLVAASIAACAVRELNLKAAKSSASSTKPSENSEQSQNERLKEKKWEEEEEEEVKLISSIFDRASGSPPDKEDGDILPEFEELLSGEIEYPLPPDKFDDAERDKVYDTAMADNAREMERLRNLVKELQEREVKLEGELLEYYGLKEQESDVVELQRQLKIKTVEIDMLNININSLQAERRKLQDEILQSSSAKKELEVASRKIKELQRQIQLDANQTKGQLLLLKQQVSSLQAKEEEAVKKDAELDNKLKSVKELEMLVVELKRKNKELQIEKRELTVKLDAAEAKIAALSNMTESEMVATVREEVNTLKHANEDLLKQVEGLQMNRFSEVEELVYLRWVNACLRYELRNYQAPAGKISARDLNKSLSPKSQEKAKQLMLEYAGSERGQGDTDLESNFSHPSSPGSDDFDNASIDSSTSKYSNLIKRPTLIQKLKKWGKSRDDSTLSSPTRSLSGGSPSRISMSHRPRGPLESLMLRNAGDAMAITTFGKAEHESSDSLNNVADSFQLMSKSVDGVLAEKYPAYKDRHKLALEREKNIKERAERARAQRFRGNSNFESKPALLPPKLALVKDKPIVSGGSNDQSNNENAADSQMISKMKLENIQRRPPRVLRPPPKPTGGGAVGTNANPSSGVPPAPPGAPPPPPPPPAPPSGPPLPPPPPGSLPRVAGSGDKVQRAPELVEFYQSLMKREAKKDTTSFISSTSNVSDARSNMIGEIENRSTFLLAVKADVETQGDFVQSLAAEVRAASFTSIDDLVAFVNWLDEELSFLVDERAVLKHFDWPEGKADALREAAFEYQDLVKLEKQMSSFVDDPNLPCESALKKMYKLLEKVEQSVFALLRTRDMAISRYREFGIPVNWLQDSGVVGKIKLSSVQLARKYMKRVTKELDAMSGPEKEPNREFLLLQGVRFAFRVHQFAGGFDAESMKAFEELRSRVRTQGGGDTKLEA